The Trypanosoma brucei gambiense DAL972 chromosome 10, complete sequence genome has a segment encoding these proteins:
- a CDS encoding protein-L-isoaspartate, putative: protein MAWTCSGVTNAGMIQRLEAASLLVTPAVIEAFRRVDRGWFLPHSPPEVAYSDQPVPIGYGATISAPHMHAIMVEIIAPFLLRTPEGVKPATVLDVGSGSGYLTAVLAELCSGRGGTVIGVEHISELVVRSTEVVNKHFRSWVEEGRIKFIEGDGRNITGLLGQKVPDFDVIHVGAAAATVPQVYIDALKPGGCLVIPVGREGEAQTLRVYTKDMDGHISSTNHGGVRFVPLTSAKHQRGGI, encoded by the coding sequence ATGGCATGGACATGTTCCGGTGTAACCAATGCCGGTATGATTCAACGTTTAGAAGCGGCTTCGCTGTTAGTCACGCCTGCCGTTATCGAGGCCTTTCGTCGTGTTGATCGCGGCTGGTTTTTGCCGCATTCGCCACCCGAAGTGGCATACAGCGACCAGCCCGTTCCCATTGGATACGGCGCAACCATCAGTGCACCCCACATGCACGCCATTATGGTGGAGATCATCGCTCCATTTCTCCTCCGAACCCCAGAGGGCGTAAAGCCAGCCACGGTGTTGGACGTTGGTAGCGGAAGCGGATACCTCACAGCCGTCCTTGCGGAACTTTGCAGTGGCAGGGGAGGAACTGTAATCGGAGTAGAACACATCTCGGAACTGGTGGTTCGATCAACAGAAGTGGTGAATAAGCATTTTCGGTCGTGGGTGGAGGAAGGGCGAATTAAGTTCATTGAAGGAGATGGTAGGAATATAACCGGACTTCTCGGGCAGAAAGTGCCTGACTTTGATGTTATTCATGTTGGagctgctgcagcaacagTGCCGCAGGTTTATATTGATGCATTAAAGCCAGGCGGATGCCTCGTTATCCCTGTTGGAAGAGAGGGCGAGGCACAAACTTTGCGCGTTTACACGAAGGATATGGACGGTCACATCTCCTCCACTAACCACGGTGGAGTACGATTTGTCCCACTGACATCAGCGAAGCACCAAAGGGGAGGTATTTAG